The Primulina tabacum isolate GXHZ01 chromosome 16, ASM2559414v2, whole genome shotgun sequence genome window below encodes:
- the LOC142528392 gene encoding uncharacterized protein LOC142528392 — MNPEDFHGTTDPFVAEGWIRYLKVIFRYMEMADADRVRCTIYLLKGDAFLWWEGADRGVNMATLTWEEFKRVFYDKYFTSNVCSRLEREFMSLHQWDWSVAEFVQKFDRCCHFAPLIFNDVAEKLRHFLDGLRPTIRRDVMLSDHNDYTTAVAKTFRTELSLKDIYWEMQ; from the coding sequence ATGAACCCCGAGGATTTTCATGGtactactgatccattcgttgctgagggatggattagatATTTAAAGGTGATCTTCCGCTACATGGAGATGGCGGACGCCGATCGAGTTCGTTGTACCATCTATCTGTTGAAAGGCGACGCTttcttatggtgggagggagcggaTCGAGGAGTGAATATGGCGACACTGACTTGGGAAGAATTCAAGAGGGTGTTCTATGATAAGTACTTCACATCTAATGTTTGTTCTAGACTtgagagggagtttatgagtctccatCAGTGGGATTGGTCTGTTGCCGAGTTTGTGCAGAAATTTGATAGGTGCTGTCACTTTGCGCCCTTGATTTTCAATGATGTTGCTGAAAAATTACGACATTTTCTAGATGGTTTGAGGCCGACTATCCGACGTGATGTGATGCTCAGCGATCATAATGATTATACTACTGCAGTTGCCAAAACTTTTAGAACCGAGCTGTCACTTAAAGATATATATTGGGAGATGCAGTGA